One stretch of Pomacea canaliculata isolate SZHN2017 linkage group LG1, ASM307304v1, whole genome shotgun sequence DNA includes these proteins:
- the LOC112576332 gene encoding somatostatin receptor type 2-like, protein MAARREYIPFNDNGNSTDVLEYCDDVTLPTNTSNFSFPSFETMEKALTWFCAVCYILVFLLGWLGNGLVIYVVLRYAKMKTVTNMYILNLAISDALFIVSLPFLTTTSILKHWVFGFAMCKIYFVLFSINLFTGVFTLAVMSADRYLAVCHPIRSMKYRTTRIALFLCLGIWSVSFCVMLPVILYSNTVLQFNRTEERYTCTIVWPEGQPIPADKAFIWYSFILGFAIPVSLIGVFYVLVVLRLGKVGPTKKSKEKKKSNRRVTRLVLTVISVYVVCWLPYWTFQVYITFLLHEKESLKIWQIILFNGFTVLTFANSMLNPVLYAFLSDNFRKSFIKAFKCVSPKEVNKSLGNENSMFPKNSQTYTKCCAATTEERLELSAFDNNGSKMHCGISVDAHCSNATQSTVPGRLHRKDLPGRPGIPQASRSLVILLLCVV, encoded by the coding sequence atggcTGCCAGAAGAGAATATATTCCATTCAACGACAACGGCAACTCAACCGACGTGCTAGAGTACTGCGATGACGTCACGCTACCCACCAACACCAGCAACTTTTCGTTCCCGAGCTTCGAGACGATGGAGAAAGCCCTGACATGGTTCTGCGCCGTCTGCTACATTCTTGTCTTCCTCCTCGGCTGGCTGGGCAACGGTCTCGTCATCTACGTGGTCCTGCGCTACGCCAAGATGAAGACTGTCACCAACATGTACATCCTCAACCTCGCCATCTCCGACGCGCTCTTCATCGTCAGCCTTCCCTTCCTGACGACCACCAGCATCCTCAAGCACTGGGTGTTCGGCTTCGCCATGTGCAAGATCTACTTCGTCCTCTTCTCCATCAACCTGTTCACTGGTGTCTTCACGCTGGCGGTGATGAGCGCTGACCGCTACCTGGCCGTGTGTCATCCTATCCGCTCCATGAAGTACCGAACCACACGCATCGCACTGTTCCTTTGTCTCGGCATCTGGTCCGTGTCCTTCTGTGTCATGCTGCCGGTAATACTCTACTCTAACACTGTTCTGCAGTTCAACAGAACGGAGGAGCGGTACACCTGCACCATCGTCTGGCCGGAGGGCCAACCTATCCCTGCCGACAAAGCCTTCATCTGGTACAGCTTCATCTTGGGCTTTGCCATCCCAGTGTCTCTCATCGGCGTCTTCTATGTCCTCGTGGTGCTGCGACTGGGCAAGGTCGGGCCGACAAAGAAGTccaaggagaagaaaaagtccAACCGTCGGGTCACCCGCCTGGTGCTGACCGTCATTTCAGTCTACGTTGTTTGCTGGCTGCCGTACTGGACTTTTCAAGTTTACATCACCTTCCTCCTGCACGAGAAAGAGTCGCTGAAGATATGGCAGATTATCCTCTTCAACGGCTTCACCGTGCTAACCTTTGCCAACAGCATGCTCAACCCCGTGCTGTACGCCTTCCTCAGCGACAACTTCCGGAAGAGCTTCATTAAAGCCTTCAAGTGCGTCTCGCCCAAGGAGGTCAACAAGTCGCTAGGCAACGAGAACAGCATGTTCCCCAAGAATAGTCAGACGTACACCAAGTGCTGCGCCGCCACCACTGAGGAGCGCCTGGAGCTGTCCGCCTTCGACAACAACGGCAGCAAGATGCACTGTGGGATCTCCGTTGATGCCCACTGCAGCAACGCCACCCAGTCCACCGTTCCTGGACGACTTCACCGGAAAGACCTTCCAGGACGACCAGGGATTCCTCAAGCCTCCCGTAGTCTTGTGATTCTCTTGCTGTGTGTGGTGTAG